A part of Anaerobranca gottschalkii DSM 13577 genomic DNA contains:
- the mutS gene encoding DNA mismatch repair protein MutS, with protein MAKLTPMIQQYIDIKEQYKDCLLLFRVGDFYEMFFEDAVIGAKALEIALTARDGDKNIPLAGVPYHSLDSYLGKLIKKGFKVAICEQVEDPKECKGIVKREVVRVITPGTVTDENLLESKDNNFICSISTYSNKYGLSLLDNSTGEFFFTEGKIDLNGIFSLLVKYNPAEIIVFDDNPFLEKLNLLNANISIYEIKKENLTQFNQLLSNVNNYPIALKAVELLLSYIMDTQKSQLKHINHIYFINSQEYMALDYSTIRNLEITTTIKDNKKEGSLLWVLDKTKSPMGGRKLKQWILNPLLQQDKINYRLDIVEKLYNNLYTTEKLSKLIDSIYDLERIGTKIVYNTVNPKDLVALKTSLSKLPLIKDSLLQLDHPSLNDLANKIVLLDDLVDIIDKGIVDNPPTHVKEGGIIKKGFNEELDKLKYTAENGRKWLGEYEHKLKSETGIKTLKIGYNKVFGYYIEVTRTNTHLVPESFQRKQTLANAERYFTAELKEYEELILGAADKIIQLEYNLFCDIRQAALDKINEIQKNSEIIAELDCYCTFAIIASENNYTKPIVDTSDEIIIKAGRHPVIEQMIAKENFISNDTLMDCRENRMLIITGPNMAGKSTYMRQVALITLMAQIGSFVPAKSAKIGIVDRIFTRVGASDDLSSGQSTFMVEMNELANILKNATKKSLIILDEVGRGTSTFDGMSIAQGAVEYILNPDILGAKTLFATHYHQLTSLEEKYSGIKNYSIAVKEENDQITFLHSIIPGGSDKSYGIQVAKLAGVPSQVIRRAKEILHQLENGYDSNNQVATTKDEDLFSHAFEDYLVIIEELKDLDLNNITPIEAMMFLSSIKKKLERR; from the coding sequence TTTTTTGAAGATGCTGTAATTGGAGCAAAAGCATTAGAAATCGCTTTAACTGCCAGGGATGGGGATAAGAACATTCCATTAGCAGGTGTACCATATCATTCATTGGATTCATATCTTGGAAAGCTGATAAAAAAAGGCTTTAAAGTGGCTATTTGTGAACAAGTTGAAGATCCTAAAGAATGTAAAGGGATAGTAAAACGGGAAGTTGTTAGGGTGATTACCCCTGGTACAGTAACTGATGAAAATTTACTAGAATCTAAAGATAATAATTTTATTTGTTCTATAAGTACTTATTCAAATAAGTATGGTTTAAGCCTACTAGACAACTCTACAGGAGAATTTTTTTTTACTGAGGGAAAAATAGACTTAAATGGAATTTTTTCTTTATTAGTCAAATACAACCCGGCAGAAATTATAGTTTTTGATGATAATCCTTTTTTAGAGAAACTCAACTTATTAAATGCTAATATCTCAATTTATGAGATAAAAAAGGAAAATTTAACTCAATTTAACCAACTATTGAGCAATGTTAACAATTACCCAATAGCCCTTAAGGCTGTTGAACTTTTATTATCTTATATAATGGATACTCAAAAAAGCCAATTAAAACACATTAATCATATCTATTTTATCAATTCTCAAGAATACATGGCCTTAGATTACAGTACCATTAGAAATCTAGAAATAACTACAACCATTAAAGATAATAAAAAGGAAGGCTCCCTGTTATGGGTATTAGATAAAACTAAATCACCTATGGGAGGCCGTAAACTAAAACAGTGGATATTAAATCCTCTCTTACAGCAAGACAAAATCAATTACCGATTAGATATAGTTGAAAAATTATATAACAATTTGTATACTACTGAAAAGCTATCTAAGTTAATAGACTCCATTTATGATTTAGAACGGATAGGTACAAAAATAGTATACAATACAGTGAATCCTAAGGATTTGGTAGCCCTTAAAACATCTTTAAGTAAATTACCGTTAATAAAAGACAGCCTTCTCCAATTAGATCATCCTTCTTTAAATGATTTAGCAAATAAAATTGTTTTATTAGATGATTTAGTAGATATAATTGATAAAGGAATTGTAGACAATCCTCCTACCCATGTTAAAGAAGGAGGTATCATTAAAAAGGGTTTTAATGAAGAGTTAGATAAGTTAAAATACACAGCGGAAAATGGCCGTAAATGGTTAGGGGAATATGAACATAAATTAAAGTCTGAAACAGGTATAAAAACACTAAAAATAGGGTATAATAAAGTCTTTGGTTACTATATAGAAGTAACAAGGACAAATACCCACCTTGTTCCAGAATCTTTTCAAAGAAAACAAACCTTAGCCAATGCTGAACGGTATTTCACTGCTGAACTTAAAGAATATGAAGAACTAATATTAGGTGCTGCTGATAAAATAATCCAACTAGAGTATAACTTATTTTGTGATATTCGACAGGCAGCTTTAGATAAAATAAATGAAATTCAGAAAAACAGTGAGATAATTGCAGAATTAGATTGTTATTGTACCTTTGCAATTATCGCTTCTGAAAATAATTACACAAAACCAATTGTAGATACATCTGATGAAATAATAATAAAAGCTGGTAGACATCCTGTTATTGAACAAATGATAGCAAAAGAAAATTTTATATCTAATGATACATTAATGGATTGTAGAGAAAATAGAATGCTAATCATTACAGGGCCTAATATGGCAGGTAAATCTACCTATATGCGGCAAGTGGCATTAATAACTTTAATGGCCCAAATTGGTTCATTCGTTCCAGCAAAGTCTGCTAAAATAGGTATTGTCGATCGTATTTTTACTAGAGTTGGTGCCAGTGATGATTTATCATCAGGACAAAGTACATTTATGGTTGAAATGAATGAATTAGCCAATATCCTCAAAAATGCCACTAAAAAGAGTCTAATTATTTTAGATGAAGTTGGTAGGGGCACTAGTACCTTTGATGGTATGAGTATAGCCCAAGGAGCAGTGGAATATATCCTCAATCCAGATATCTTAGGGGCTAAAACACTATTTGCTACCCATTATCATCAATTAACTTCTTTAGAAGAAAAATACAGTGGTATTAAAAATTATTCCATTGCTGTAAAGGAAGAAAATGATCAAATTACTTTTCTTCATTCAATAATCCCTGGTGGAAGTGATAAGAGCTATGGAATTCAAGTAGCAAAGTTAGCTGGGGTACCTTCCCAGGTAATTCGGAGGGCAAAGGAAATTTTACACCAGCTAGAAAATGGATATGATTCCAATAATCAAGTTGCTACTACAAAGGATGAAGATTTGTTTAGCCATGCCTTTGAAGATTATCTAGTAATCATAGAAGAATTAAAAGACTTAGATTTAAACAATATTACTCCTATAGAAGCAATGATGTTTTTATCTTCAATTAAAAAGAAGTTGGAAAGGAGGTAG